One Cricetulus griseus strain 17A/GY chromosome 5, alternate assembly CriGri-PICRH-1.0, whole genome shotgun sequence genomic window carries:
- the Rnasel gene encoding 2-5A-dependent ribonuclease isoform X2 — protein METNDHDIPQDGSTTSSSQRTTGEDIHPLIEAVKEGNVDRIKQLLQRGADINACEDIGGWTPLHNAVQLGKVDIVHLLLRHGADPHQRKKNGATPFIIAGINGNVTLLQTFLSKGADVNERDLNGFTAFMEAAECGNVEALRFLFDKGANVNLRRETTEDKKRMKRGGATALMGAAEKGHTEVVSILLNEMRAEVNAQDNKGRNALICTLRDPGGKNVEEITRLLLHHGADANVRGEGGKTPLILAVEKQKHTGLVQMILSQEEINIDARDSQGKTALQFAVEHNLNEIVELLCAKGASTECEDLVGIARRNYNSCLVELLLHYGAKDQTGPPDGDWLPHSSRWGKALKRLHSMHRPMIGKLKIFVDEEFKIASTSEGAVYLGFYDNQEVAVKVFPEDSTRALNEVSCLQGFLGHNNFVTFYGKEITKDCFYVCVSLCEWTLEEFLGEHREEPMENSEDTFARNVLLSVFKAVQTLHLKGYTHQDLQPQNILIDSKEAVYLADFDQSIQGTGDPQNVMRDLEIDKCVMEEMDDFHLPNRPRNPYQETVGDLLKFIRNIGEHINEDKNKHMKERLGDPSRYFQETFPDLTIYVYKTLKDTEYSKHFLQTQPSCSVPEAVGPQS, from the exons ATGGAGACCAATGATCATGACATACCCCAGGATGGATCCACAACCTCAAGTAGTCAGAGGACCACTGGGGAAGACATTCATCCGTTGATTGAAGCTGTTAAAGAGGGGAATGTTGACAGGATAAAGCAATTGCTGCAAAGAGGAGCTGATATCAATGCCTGTGAAGACATTGGGGGCTGGACACCTTTGCACAACGCAGTGCAGCTTGGCAAAGTAGACATTGTCCATCTCCTGCTTCGTCATGGAGCTGACCCTCATCAGAGGAAGAAGAATGGGGCCACTCCCTTCATCATTGCCGGGATCAATGGAAATGTGACACTGCTTCAGACATTCCTCTCTAAAGGAGCAGATGTCAATGAGCGTGACTTGAATGGCTTCACGGCTTTCATGGAAGCTGCTGAGTGTGGTAATGTTGAAGCCTTAAGATTCCTTTTTGATAAGGGAGCCAATGTGAATTTGAGACGAGAGACAACAGAGGACAAAAAGCGAATGAAGAGAGGAGGGGCCACTGCTCTTATGGGTGCTGCTGAAAAAGGCCACACAGAAGTCGTGAGTATTCTCCTCAATGAGATGCGGGCAGAAGTCAATGCCCAGGACAATAAGGGCAGAAATGCCTTGATCTGTACTCTGCGGGACCCAGGGGGTAAAAACGTGGAGGAGATTACTCGTCTTCTGCTCCATCATGGGGCTGATGCTAAcgtgagaggagaaggagggaagacaCCTTTGATCTTGGCAGtggaaaagcaaaaacacacaGGTTTGGTGCAGATGATACTGAGCCAAGAGGAAATAAACATTGATGCCAGAGATAGCCAGGGCAAGACAGCCCTGCAATTTGCTGTTGAACACAACCTGAATGAAATAGTTGAGTTGCTGTGTGCTAAGGGAGCCAGTACCGAGTGTGAGGATCTTGTTGGGATAGCCAGGCGAAATTACAACTCTTGCCTTGTAGAACTTCTTCTCCATTATGGAGCTAAGGATCAAACTGGCCCTCCTGATGGAGACTGGTTGCCTCACAGTTCACGTTGGGGGAAAGCCTTGAAGAGACTCCACAGTATGCATCGACCCATGATTGGCAAACTCAAGATCTTTGTGGATGAGGAATTTAAAATTGCTAGCACTTCTGAAGGGGCCGTCTACTTGGGGTTCTATGACAATCAAGAGGTGGCTGTGAAGGTCTTCCCTGAGGACAGCACACGTGCACTTAATGAAGTCTCCTGTCTGCAGGGCTTCCTTGGCCACAATAACTTTGTGACTTTCTATGGAAAAGAGATCACCAAGGactgtttttatgtgtgtgtgtccctgtgtgagtGGACATTGGAAGAGTTCCTGGGTGAGCACAGAGAGGAACCCATGGAGAACAGTGAAGATACATTTGCTCGCAATGTGCTATTGTCTGTTTTTAAGGCTGTTCAAACACTACACTTGAAAGGATATACCCATCAGGATCTGCAGCCACAAAACATCTTAATAG ATTCCAAGGAAGCTGTTTACCTGGCAGATTTTGATCAGAGCATCCAGGGGACGGGAGATCCCCAGAACGTCATGAGAGACTTGGAG atcgACAAATGTGTTATGGAAGAAATGGATGATTTCCATCTGCCCAATAGACCTAGAAATCCTTATCAGGAAACTGTGGGCGATCTACTGAAGTTCATTCGGAATATAGGAGAGCACATCAATGAGGACAAAAACAAGCA TATGAAGGAGAGGCTTGGAGACCCTTCTCGTTATTTTCAGGAGACGTTTCCAGATCTTACAATCTATGTCTACAAGACACTAAAGGACACAGAATACAGCAAACATTTCCTACAGACTCAACCAAGCTGTAGCGTGCCTGAGGCAGTAGGACCACAGAGCTGA
- the Rnasel gene encoding 2-5A-dependent ribonuclease isoform X1: METNDHDIPQDGSTTSSSQRTTGEDIHPLIEAVKEGNVDRIKQLLQRGADINACEDIGGWTPLHNAVQLGKVDIVHLLLRHGADPHQRKKNGATPFIIAGINGNVTLLQTFLSKGADVNERDLNGFTAFMEAAECGNVEALRFLFDKGANVNLRRETTEDKKRMKRGGATALMGAAEKGHTEVVSILLNEMRAEVNAQDNKGRNALICTLRDPGGKNVEEITRLLLHHGADANVRGEGGKTPLILAVEKQKHTGLVQMILSQEEINIDARDSQGKTALQFAVEHNLNEIVELLCAKGASTECEDLVGIARRNYNSCLVELLLHYGAKDQTGPPDGDWLPHSSRWGKALKRLHSMHRPMIGKLKIFVDEEFKIASTSEGAVYLGFYDNQEVAVKVFPEDSTRALNEVSCLQGFLGHNNFVTFYGKEITKDCFYVCVSLCEWTLEEFLGEHREEPMENSEDTFARNVLLSVFKAVQTLHLKGYTHQDLQPQNILIDSKEAVYLADFDQSIQGTGDPQNVMRDLEALGRLVLYVVKKGEIPFEELKDQDNKKVAETSPDEDTKDLIQCLFSPGKNVKNCLKDLLGHPFFWTWEQRYRVLRDVGNESDIKKPKKNSKLLKLLQSGTPGPSRSFNQWKSKIDKCVMEEMDDFHLPNRPRNPYQETVGDLLKFIRNIGEHINEDKNKHMKERLGDPSRYFQETFPDLTIYVYKTLKDTEYSKHFLQTQPSCSVPEAVGPQS; this comes from the exons ATGGAGACCAATGATCATGACATACCCCAGGATGGATCCACAACCTCAAGTAGTCAGAGGACCACTGGGGAAGACATTCATCCGTTGATTGAAGCTGTTAAAGAGGGGAATGTTGACAGGATAAAGCAATTGCTGCAAAGAGGAGCTGATATCAATGCCTGTGAAGACATTGGGGGCTGGACACCTTTGCACAACGCAGTGCAGCTTGGCAAAGTAGACATTGTCCATCTCCTGCTTCGTCATGGAGCTGACCCTCATCAGAGGAAGAAGAATGGGGCCACTCCCTTCATCATTGCCGGGATCAATGGAAATGTGACACTGCTTCAGACATTCCTCTCTAAAGGAGCAGATGTCAATGAGCGTGACTTGAATGGCTTCACGGCTTTCATGGAAGCTGCTGAGTGTGGTAATGTTGAAGCCTTAAGATTCCTTTTTGATAAGGGAGCCAATGTGAATTTGAGACGAGAGACAACAGAGGACAAAAAGCGAATGAAGAGAGGAGGGGCCACTGCTCTTATGGGTGCTGCTGAAAAAGGCCACACAGAAGTCGTGAGTATTCTCCTCAATGAGATGCGGGCAGAAGTCAATGCCCAGGACAATAAGGGCAGAAATGCCTTGATCTGTACTCTGCGGGACCCAGGGGGTAAAAACGTGGAGGAGATTACTCGTCTTCTGCTCCATCATGGGGCTGATGCTAAcgtgagaggagaaggagggaagacaCCTTTGATCTTGGCAGtggaaaagcaaaaacacacaGGTTTGGTGCAGATGATACTGAGCCAAGAGGAAATAAACATTGATGCCAGAGATAGCCAGGGCAAGACAGCCCTGCAATTTGCTGTTGAACACAACCTGAATGAAATAGTTGAGTTGCTGTGTGCTAAGGGAGCCAGTACCGAGTGTGAGGATCTTGTTGGGATAGCCAGGCGAAATTACAACTCTTGCCTTGTAGAACTTCTTCTCCATTATGGAGCTAAGGATCAAACTGGCCCTCCTGATGGAGACTGGTTGCCTCACAGTTCACGTTGGGGGAAAGCCTTGAAGAGACTCCACAGTATGCATCGACCCATGATTGGCAAACTCAAGATCTTTGTGGATGAGGAATTTAAAATTGCTAGCACTTCTGAAGGGGCCGTCTACTTGGGGTTCTATGACAATCAAGAGGTGGCTGTGAAGGTCTTCCCTGAGGACAGCACACGTGCACTTAATGAAGTCTCCTGTCTGCAGGGCTTCCTTGGCCACAATAACTTTGTGACTTTCTATGGAAAAGAGATCACCAAGGactgtttttatgtgtgtgtgtccctgtgtgagtGGACATTGGAAGAGTTCCTGGGTGAGCACAGAGAGGAACCCATGGAGAACAGTGAAGATACATTTGCTCGCAATGTGCTATTGTCTGTTTTTAAGGCTGTTCAAACACTACACTTGAAAGGATATACCCATCAGGATCTGCAGCCACAAAACATCTTAATAG ATTCCAAGGAAGCTGTTTACCTGGCAGATTTTGATCAGAGCATCCAGGGGACGGGAGATCCCCAGAACGTCATGAGAGACTTGGAG GCCCTTGGACGGCTGGTCCTCTATGTGGTAAAGAAAGGTGAGATCCCTTTTGAGGAACTGAAAGATCAAGATAATAAAAAGGTGGCTGAAACATCTCCAGATGAGGACACTAAGGACCTCATTCAGTGCCTGTTTTCTCCTGGAAAGAATGTAAAGAACTGTCTGAAGGACCTACTTGGCCATCCTTTCTTTTGGACTTGGGAGCA GCGATACAGGGTGCTTCGGGATGTGGGGAATGAATCTGACATCAAAAAACCGAAAAAGAATAGCAAGCTTCTCAAACTACTACAGTCTGGGACACCTGGGCCTTCCAGAAGTTTCAATCAGTGGAAATCTAAG atcgACAAATGTGTTATGGAAGAAATGGATGATTTCCATCTGCCCAATAGACCTAGAAATCCTTATCAGGAAACTGTGGGCGATCTACTGAAGTTCATTCGGAATATAGGAGAGCACATCAATGAGGACAAAAACAAGCA TATGAAGGAGAGGCTTGGAGACCCTTCTCGTTATTTTCAGGAGACGTTTCCAGATCTTACAATCTATGTCTACAAGACACTAAAGGACACAGAATACAGCAAACATTTCCTACAGACTCAACCAAGCTGTAGCGTGCCTGAGGCAGTAGGACCACAGAGCTGA